Proteins from a single region of Bos javanicus breed banteng chromosome 7, ARS-OSU_banteng_1.0, whole genome shotgun sequence:
- the FAM200C gene encoding protein FAM200C, which translates to MSKKRKWDDDYVRYWFTCVTEIDGTQRPQCVLCNSVFSNADLRPSKLSDHFNRQHGGIGGHDLSSLKHVPVPADQSETLKTFGVASQEDALLQASYQFAYLCAKEKNPHTIAEKLVKPCALEIAQIVLGPDAQKKLQQVPLSDDVIHSRIDEMSQDILQQVLEDIKASPLKVGIQLAETTDMDDCSQLMAFVRYIREREIVEEFLFCEPLQLTMKGKDVFNLFRDFFLKHKIALDVCGSVCTDGASSMLGENSEFVCCVKKEVPHIVITHCLLNPHTLVTKTLPTKLRDALFTVVRVINFIKGRAPNHRLFQAFFEEIGIEYSVLLFHTEMRWLSRGQILTHIFEMHEEINQFLHHQSSNLVDGFENKEFKIHLAYLADLFKHLNELSASMQRTGMNTVSAREKLSAFVRKFPFWLKRIEKRNFTNFPFLEEIVVSDNEALCIAAEITLHLQQLSSFFNGYFSVGDLDEASKWILDPFLFNLDFVDDGYLVKNDLAELRASGQILMEFETMKLEDFWCAQFTVFPSLAKTALEILIPFATTYLCELGFSSLLHFKTKSRSCLNMSDDIRVAISKKVPRFSDIIEQKLQLQQKSL; encoded by the coding sequence ATGTCGAAGAAACGCAAATGGGACGATGACTATGTTCGTTACTGGTTCACCTGTGTGACAGAGATTGATGGGACTCAGCGCCCACAGTGTGTACTGTGTAACTCGGTATTTTCAAATGCTGACCTCCGACCGTCAAAACTGTCTGACCATTTTAACAGACAGCATGGTGGTATAGGTGGGCACGATCTCAGCAGCCTGAAACATGTGCCAGTACCAGCTGATCAGAGTGAAACCCTGAAAACATTTGGAGTTGCATCTCAGGAAGATGCCTTACTACAGGCATCATATCAGTTCGCATATTTATGTGCCAAAGAGAAGAATCCTCATACAATAGCTGAAAAATTAGTGAAACCTTGTGCACTGGAAATAGCACAAATAGTTTTGGGACCAGATGCACAAAAGAAGCTTCAGCAGGTTCCCTTATCAGATGATGTCATCCATTCTAGAATTGATGAAATGAGCCAGGATATCTTACAGCAAGTTCTAGAAGATATCAAAGCCAGTCCTCTTAAAGTGGGTATTCAGCTTGCAGAGACAACAGACATGGATGACTGCAGTCAGCTGATGGCATTTGTGCGAtacataagagagagagagattgtagAAGAATTCCTGTTCTGTGAACCACTGCAGTTAACAATGAAGGGAAAAGATGTGTTTAACCTGTTCAGAGACTTCTTTTTGAAACATAAGATAGCACTCGATGTATGCGGCTCTGTTTGTACTGATGGTGCCTCTTCTATGCTAGGAGAAAATTCAGAGTTTGTTTGCTGTGTGAAAAAAGAGGTACCTCATATCGTGATCACACATTGTTTGTTGAACCCTCATACACTTGTCACAAAGACATTGCCTACAAAACTGAGGGATGCTCTTTTTACTGTGGTGAGGGTAATAAATTTTATCAAAGGGCGAGCTCCAAATCATCGCCTGTTTCAGGctttttttgaagaaattggAATAGAGTATAGTGTTCTCCTTTTCCATACTGAAATGAGGTGGCTTTCCCGAGGCCAGATACTTACTCATATTTTTGAAATGCATGAAGAAATAAATCAGTTTCTTCACCACCAAAGCAGCAATTTAGTTGATGGCTTTGAAAACAAAGAGTTTAAAATTCACCTTGCATACCTTGCAGATTTATTCAAACACCTAAATGAACTTAGTGCATCTATGCAAAGGACTGGAATGAACACAGTATCAGCTAGAGAGAAGTTGTCTGCCTTTGTTAGGAAGTTTCCATTTTGGCTAAAGCGGattgagaaaagaaattttaccaactttccttttcttgaagaaattgtTGTTTCCGATAATGAAGCTTTATGCATCGCAGCTGAAATAACCCTGCACCTACAACAGTTGAGCAGCTTCTTCAACGGCTATTTCTCTGTTGGAGATCTTGATGAGGCAAGTAAATGGATACTGGatccatttctttttaatctggACTTTGTCGATGATGGTTATTTAGTGAAAAATGATCTTGCTGAATTACGAGCTAGTGGCCAAATCCTAATGGAATTTGAGACAATGAAGCTTGAGGATTTCTGGTGTGCTCAATTCACAGTGTTTCCCAGCCTGGCAAAGACAGCACTAGAAATCCTTATACCATTTGCAACTACATACCTTTGTGAGTTGGGATTTTCAtcacttttgcattttaaaaccaAGTCCAGAAGCTGCCTGAATATGAGTGATGACATCCGTGTGGCTATTTCAAAAAAAGTTCCTCGTTTCTCAGATATCATTGAACAAAAACTACAGCTCCAGCAGAAGTCACTGTAA